A region of the Triplophysa rosa linkage group LG5, Trosa_1v2, whole genome shotgun sequence genome:
AACATGAATGActatctttcttctgcagaacacaacagaagatattttgaagaatggtagtaaacaaacaacactggtcctcattgacttccatcgcatgaacacaaaaccactgagacatttctccaaaaaccttcttttgtcttccacagaagaaagagttggCTTTGACCAACGTGAGggttaataaataatgacaggacttttatttttgagtgaatgcCCCCCTTTAAATGTTCTACATACAGGGTTAGCGTTTCCGTGGGTAGCTGTTGCCCCCTGGTGTCCCACCAAATAAAAACATCTCACATGGATACAAGCACTCCTGTATATCATTAGCtgtttaaatttcaaatgtaatcaaactcactggagctacctgtgcgttataggattttaatgcacaccttccagccaatcagaatccagtattcaaaaagaccatggtataatgagTCATAAAAGGAGTTGTGACATTTACTATCGcttctgtttaatttattcATCTGGAAATAAAAATCTTCTGGCTATAAAAGTGCACTCCAGGCATACAGCAAATTTGCTTAATGTATGCTTTGTTTCGAAAACATTTCTGAACATACTAAATTACATAAAACAACAAGCTTTATTATTTAATAGTTGCCAGTATTGCAACAAACACCAGTTTTTTCTTGTACAAAcaccaaatatattttgttgtacCCATGAAAAAACACAAGTATACTGTACGTCCATCACGAACTCTACATCCGTGAATGTGACACCTCATTTTGTGTGTGCTCTCAGGTGTGTCGTGAGTACCAGCGCGGCAACTGCTCTCGCGGAGAGACGGACTGCAGGTTTGCCCACCCTGCCGACAGCACAATGATCGACCCCAGCGATAACACAGTGACCGTGTGCATGGATTACATAAAGGGCCGCTGCTCCAGAGACAAGTGCAAATACTTTCACCCTCCTACACACCTGCAGGCCAAGATCAAAGCGGCCCAGCACCAGGTGAATCAAGCCACGGCCGCGGCAGCCATGGTGAGTAAATTCTCTACGACACGCACTGTTCTTATGCATCACTTGTATTAatgcatatatatatttcatatctATAGTGTACTTTTAGGGCAATTTGAAACAATTAATGGAATTTATTGTCAAGCAGTGTTTCATCACATTTACAAGCATTTATGAGCATTAATATATATGTTATCACTGTTTGCTATGTTTCTTATTTCTGTAAAAATGTGTCGTTTCATAATTCTGTCCAGCAGAGGGCAGAGTTTATTTAATGCAGTAGACTAGATGATAATGTATTAATGCACATTACCCACTGCTGATAAAGATAAATGAATGTTGACATAATCAGAAAGAAATGTTTATGATCAATGAAACCCTTTTAATGTTACAGTAACGTACTTCTTAAAAACTTTTCTAGAAACAGAATGGATTCTGCATGCATTAGTCCTGATATCCCCCTGTATACTGCATTccaatgatttgtttttatttgttttttttctcacctaCCCAAAATGCACTGCTGCCCCCATGATGCACCTCTGCTTGCTGTTTATGTTAATGCGCTTGAACCCCATTGGCCCATTGCCATCATGTGCTCGCTGCCTGCTAATTAAGACTCAGTCGGCTGTCAAATCACTGAAGCGACCCCTCGAAGCCACCTTTGACCTGGTACTATGACCTTTCACCTTTTTGCTTGGCATGTTGCTTTGTTGTAGTGTCTTAACAGCAAGATAATTTGCAAGCATAGTCCTTTTGTTATCTGTTTATTGAAGTGCTTTATGTTGTTGATGTTGTTAGTGTTTTCCTGATGCTGCGTTATCATGTTGTGTGATCGGCTGACTGTGGCGACCATATAAGCGAAAATAAAAGTATATGAGCTCGCCACAATCAGATCATCATGCGCGTCTTATTCCAGGGTGTAAAGACAGGACTTAACTTTTTAGTGACATGGCTTCTGTGTGTCTGCACAGCATTTGTGTTCAATGTCTTAGTAGGGTGCATGTATAGTAGCTCTGTAGTGCATGTCGTCTCTATGGTGGGGGGGGGGTAATAATGCAAAAGCACACTAGAGCTCCACCAGCAAAACAACAGAAAGTACTAGTGTCTTCTCACACTTATCATGGAGTGAGCAGTGCagtttattattttgattttcacttttctttttgGTCACGAAACACTGTAGTAGTGCGACGCTTGCTTCATTCGCATCGAGTTAGCATTATGGGTGTCGTACTGTAACGTAATGAATCCTCTCCTGTTATACACGACTAATTCTATTTTAAGTGTAGCGAGGAAACTGGCTTCTGCTTGTGGCGTAGACGTGTGTTAGCTGCCGCTTGCTTGCTTGTTTGTCAGAATCAAGCCCTGCCATGTTTTTGCCCTCTGATGATAATTCTGtctttttcttgttctgttCCCGTTGTACTCTCTTCCACACATCCCACCCCGTTTCCCCCGTTCCTCCCCTCCTCCTGTTTTTATATCGGAGCAGGGAATTCCTCATAGCATCATGGCGCCTTTACCAAAGCGACCTGCGCTTGAGAAAGCCAACGGCGCCACAAGCATGTTCAGTGCTGGCATGCTCCAGTACCAACAGGCTCTGGCCAACATGCAGTTTCAGCAGCAGGCTGCCTTTTTTCCGTCAGGTAGGGATTCTCATCGACCCCGATCGGTGCTTGATCTCACCTTTGACCTTTCTTAACCGCAAAGGATGCATAAAAAACATGAGAGggctttttgtttttacagacaCAGGGTTCCCGAAAGTTTTTTGTACCCAGGAAAGGGATTTGTGGAACTTTTGGGGTGAATCGTTTAAAGAACAGTGAAATGAGATTTTTACGtagtattttgtcttgttttccactacaaacattgaaatatatatatatatatatacagccacagattttcattaaatcagcatttctagatgtattgtggccattccagtccagtgtctgttgaatttcaacaaaatcaaacctcaggagtgacataaagacacatgaaaactgtgttaaatatcgaggttatcacatatgttttttttacttttcctaaatacatgcacaaatattactTTTGTACTGCTTAAAAGGGAAAATgaactttgcagtatttgaggtctgaaaaaatacagagcatcttttctgttattttgacctgtttctccagttttcattctctgcaaataaatgcaaatagaatctgtttttattggggataaatattgttagtggttcacagaatgaaacaaaaatacaaatattatcatttattcaaacacataactatggaagcccgtttccgccagggttgggaatttgttttagatttaaaagtcattattatgtgaaagtttctcattattatgagttactaagtattacttagtatctcaaaataatgagaaactaagtcgaaattcataataatgaaaaaaattcccaaccctggcggaaacgggcttccatacGTAACTATAAATGGTCAATTCACTTTAActtaatgtaataaatatattcaataattattttgcttaccaCGTTGGCAAATatatgttttaagcataaactcacTTCATTTTGATTTaggaatgtttagatatttgcaccggaaaacaagacaaaaatactaagtaagacatttttacacacaTGCAATAAATAATCAATCCAAAAAGGATTTTCAAAAATTTACCACCAAAATTGGTTCTGCTTCTGTTCCATGAAATCTTAAAGGgctagaaaaaaatgaaaattctatcataatttactcacccttatgtcatttcaaacctgtctgactttctttcttctgcaaaagaagatattttaaagattgtTGGTAACCGAGCAACATTGGACTcaattgactttcattgtacactttcatggacacaaaaccactgagacatttctcaaaatatcttgtgttgtGTTTCACAGGAGAAAGTGTcagatacaggttttgaatgacatgagagtgaataaaagacagaaattttgtttttgagtgagCTATCCCATGAAAGGATGAGGTGTGCCAAAGGTAATATATCCTATTTTAGAACGCAAACTATAAATCATTCATAGGATGTATAAAACACCTTTAAAAGTGGAAATTTCTCTAGTGATCCGGTAATCCTGAATGGGAATTTGGAAATTCATTGGTCAGAGGTGTGGGAACCCTGCAGACGTGTGTACACGCTGATATGAGAAATGGCTGTCTCTCCTGTCAGTTTTCCTGTGTCATCTCATCATTATATCACATTAACTCTGGTGCACAGTAGGACACATTTCTTACACTTTGAAATAAAGTTTCCAGTAACCCTGAGATGCCCCTCAGTCATACTAACTGCTATGTTAACGGTCACATGAACACACaagttatacacacacacacacacacacacacacgttcccTTATTTCTTCCTCAGTTCAGTTTGATCTAATACGAGACATCATGCTGTATCACTGTAATGATTATTGTCTTCATTTAACTATGATTTCTTCACTCTAACCAACCTTTTGATGGGCTGTTGTGATTCTTCTCCCTTTCCAATCCACTTCctgttgcaatgcatgatggGCAGGCTCAATATTGTGCATGACCCCTGCAGCGGGCTTGGGTAGGTTTCTAGACTTCCTCCTCCTAGTTGTTCTTTCGCTTTCAAAATCCACACAGTCAACAATCTGACACAGAAAACTGGGCAGCTTCGGAAATTAAGCTTTTATGTATTACGTTTATATCTATTTTAAGTTAGTCAACGTGAAACGACCTTTGTAACCCATTTTACTTCCATTATGTGACAAATTGCAGGATGAAACCggatataaaaagaataaatgtaGGGTAGGACCTGAAATGAAAGGGGTTGAAATGAAGATAGACTTTTTTCATTTAAGATTTACATGTCTGCGTTTGGCCGATGCATTgatctaaagcagtggttctcaaactgtgctaCTTGAAGAGAGCCCTGAGGGTTCGTGACAcgacagaaaattaaaaacgatatattcatttacatttgttttgtttttaaaatgcaatttCAATGGTTTAATACATGATCGATAAACACGGAATACATctcagcctatgtgcaattttaatatAGTTGTAATCCCCCTTAAAAGTCATTTACAGctgtttacagtgcactacagaCAACTTGTTTTGGGTCCTCTATTACTTCAgactaacttgaaaaacatggaaaaaacatgttctttagtttgaaaacagctggtaaataaaagtgtttgtattattaataatttacagTTTTAGAATTGGAAGACGGGTTGTAAAGATATAGATTCACAGCtattaactctttccccgccagcccttttttttaaagttgccagccagtgttttttacattttcactaaactTTGATGGCTCacagtacattttctgtaagGAATATATGAACAAACCATATACCAAAGATAATGATAATTAgcatttttttgtcaaagactCCGCCCAGATTAGatgattaaaaacagataaaatatttaCCCAAAAACAGATCAAATGTTTACGTTCTAGATTAAGAGATTCTGTACTTTTTCCAAAGGTGTGTAACAACGCCACCTGctgtacaacagtacaaacACCGATTGCCGTACTAACTGTTGCATCAACTCGTCAATGAAGAGttaatttgagtgtttattcatatgattttctatggcggtacttggaacaactaattttacTTAAGGTGgaacttgatctgaaaagtttgagaaccactgatctaaagtATAATTTTGTCGATGTGTGTGTTCCCAGTGTAATAATGTGTGTTATGGAAGTGTATTGGGTCAATTTGGTTTTCATGTTGActtcaatgtgattttgtgagATGCTTCCTCACACTTACTTTAAGGCTACAGATCACGTAACAGAAAATATGACAAGGGTGAAATGTGTTAACAGTACATGGAAGCTGAACATTTATAAAACGCCATGCCTTTTCTCCTCCTTGATGTTTTGGCTCGTATGACACTCCTCCCACCCTTGTCTCCTTTAGAAAAATCTCTCGCCACAACATTTTGTTTGCCGTTTGTCACTCTCAAAGCTCACTTTTCTTTCCGTACCCCCGTGTGTTCACTCACTCATCATGTGCACCTGTTGGCCACACTGCCTGTATGTGTGCTTATACCATTTTCCCTCTGAAAAGTTCCCATGATGCACGGCGCTTCCCCGGCCGCTGTGTCCGCAGCCACCACATCTGCCACAAGTGTTCCCTTCGCATCTGCATCAGCCAATCAGGTTTGCTCTTTTATGGCtttactctctcacacacactttctgtgtCTAAATAAGGGATGAGTGCTGGGGGGCTTTGGAAGTGACCTCTCCCCCTTGTTGGCCTACACAGGTTTTTGGATAAATCTCAAAATTTTGATCTGGTACTTCAAACAACAAACTGTACTCCATGTCATTGCACCGGCTTGACAGGGATGTTTTGATATTGGCTGAGCAAAGGCAAATGGAGAACTAAATGAGTTGTTTGAAGTATCTGTTGTTGTAGAAATGAAATATTCAAgacttaaatataaaataattcaaacaatTAAACATTAATCGTTGACAGTTATAAATAGCATTTTAATATCCTTTTTTTGTCCTTTTGTATTTTGAGGACTCTTCTCTATCAAAGCTGACTGCCAACGAATACATGCATTTGGTATGTATGAGGTAGTTTTATGACTTAGTTTTAATTGCAGGTACATTTTTGTCAGCTTTTAGAATATTAAATGTCTTTTGAaatgattttacttttttttatattacgctttattttatttcattctttgCTGCTCAAGAGCTTGTATTTGATGAAAAGCAAAGGCTTTTGTTGTTGGCTTACAGtctaaaattataattttataaacacaaatgctatCATTTTTCTTTGTAATCAATACAAAGCACCAATAATGGCTGCCAGTTTCAAACATTGTGAAGGAATACTTTGTTCTCAATCATGTTTTGCAAATATGACAGAAAACAAAATTTGTGCCCCATTTTGGCAAAGTTCAAGTGTGGTGCAGAATTTACCTTAAATATTTGATATGGTGAAGGTCAACAAGCTGGAAATATGGAATGTGCATGGGAAATGATTGACTTCTCCCTGCCTCACTTGAGCAAGTTTTATACTAATAAGCGTTTGTTTCCTTAATTGCAtttcttaatttgtgttttcgTTTGATTCACTCGTTTGATTGCTCGTGACTTTAGTATGAATGAATGTTACTGTAAATCTTGTTTCATGAAATGTTCTGTGTTGTATCTTTAGATTCCAATAATATCTGCAGAGCATCTGACTAGCCACAAGTACTTGACGCAGATGTAGTTCCAGTTCAACAGTGAGTTCATCTCAGTTTACTTTGTTTCTAGAGATTGTTGGCTGCCTGAAATTCAAATGATCTgccaaatgattttaaatggtttaaagggattgttcagcCAAAAAActcatttattccccctcatgtcatttaaaactatatatgaaagaagatattttgaaaaatgtcttagtggttttgtgtccatacaatagaagtcaatagtgttgtttggttaccaacgttcttcaaaatatcttctgcagatgaaagtttggaataacatgagtaTACAGTAGTAAATATAGAAAGAATTGTCatctttggatgaactatccctttttatATCGACGCTCAATTATACtaaaacttttcttttttatacttGTTTTCCAGATCAAAGGAATGTGCTGTTGTCCCAGTCAAAAGGCAAACAGGAgaaattgtacattttaaagtcaaGAACACACCTCGGATACGATAAACCATGAAGATTAGAATTTGATCACATCAGGTTGATGTAGGCTTGTACAACACGGGGTGAAACTGTGTCCTTCTGCATGATATGTAGATTAACTACATAACTATGTTCGACGGGGCAAAACCTTTCAAAATATAACCCAGAATTCGTCGTTTTCATCCTGTCTGACCTAACACAGTTTTGGCATGTTTGTAGACCaagagatttcttttttttttattcacttttcTTTCTCCAAATTTGTCTGATGGTTTACAAAGGGTTACCTTTTAAAAACAGAATGGAAAGTATATGGCACAAATCATCCAGTGAAATTCAATGTATGCGCGTTTTCTTAAGTTTCTAGTCAAACTAGATTGTAAACGCGAGATCGGACGTGATGGATGAATGTTTCTGGCGGAAACGCATCACCCGAGACCTTTGAAAAGCACATTCTCGCGAGCTTTCCGTACCATAACCACAAGCCGAATACCATACACCAACCTAGAGTGTTATATCAACAGTGTTATTATGTTTACTAGAGATTCATGTTTTTTACAGCGcttgtttttatacataattTCACAAGTGTGTGGGTTTTTTATGAGACGTGCCATTTTTATTGAGTTAGCCGATCATCCGTTAGGCCTTGTAGAACTATGAAGCCTTTTTGACTCCTACGAGAACAGGGTCGCCTTGTTCCTAATGCCCTGTTTCTTTATATTGCCTTGATCGATAGAATGTCCTGATAAACGGCGAAATCAAAACGATAGTGTCTTTAGGAGGTTGTTGTGGAGGTAGCTTGGAACGGAGCAATGTCGCTCAAGTCTTCACGTGAGGACTCTAAAACTGATGCTGGAGAAAGCACTGCGAGCTTTAAGACTTGTCTAGGTACATGATGGGTTAGCGATGGGTCAGGGTTTATCTTCACTTCTCACGTTTGTcgattttgatttgtttttggaCTTCATTTAAAACCCGCTGTATAACAGAAAATTAGACGTTTTTACCATTATTTCGTGTGCcaaagtctttgtttttttatttaaatgtgttttaactgGGTATGTTGATTACGAAAGGTGAATAATTTGTATAGCCTGATTTTACATACAAAGCTGCTTGTGTACGCCGGCCAAAGGCAGATGCAGTAAACCAGGAAACAGATCATTCACATTAGGGTTCACTTTTGCGGACTTCCTGTTACCGCACCGTAAACAGGAAGTGACCTTCAAGGGTTTAGCTCCACAGTCCTGGTTTAGGTGCGCAGATTCAAAAGGACACACGCCATCGCAGTTTCTCACTAAAGCCTTATATTTCAGTGTTTGAACCCACACAAACATTCTTTCATCTGATATTTTAGCCTTCActcttgttttgtctttttgtaatCATGTTACACTTAACGTTCACTTTTTTGTTTCAAAACCTTTGTTAGAAATATATTGTGTTATTGTTTGCATATAAAGTTCTGAAATCCTCTTTTGTATTTGACAATATCCTCATAGAGCTGTTTTAGAATGTAGGAAatgagatgtttttttcttttacatcaTGTTCAGTTCATGTTTAGCTACAGTAGTGTTGTATACTTAATTCTTCATGTTATATTTCATGGTAGAAtgtttgacattttgatttccaATATGTTGAACAAAATGTTCTGTTTCATGTTGTCTTAAAAAACGAGTGAATGGAAAGAAAAAAGGTTTATTTGTAGGTAGCGCAACGAATAAGAACGACGATTGATATTTTAACCCTTCGTGTCAAATCAAGACCACATTCGCAATTGTTTCGTTAAAGTATCAATTGTATGTCCTAAAGGATGTTATTTTCTACTGTATTCATTTCAGAATTTAAAATCGTGTTGTGATAtttcaaaaaaaagaaagaaaacgagaaaaaaaacatccctCAATATATCAGGCCAAACAAGAGCAGCAACATTtctgaatatttaaatatatatataacatgatGGAGGTCACGTGGCCTCCGGCTgcaaatgaaagagagagagagccataACTTAAGGGACGAAGGTTGACTTTTTGCACTTCCTGTACATAGTcaatataaagaaaagaaaaggaacATGTATAATATTGAGATCTTATTTTGAATAATAAAAGATTCTATAACTATGAGAAATTTTCTTAGGATAATTTAAGAATTAGAGTAATAGTCCAGCTAACAGATGACGCTTGCAGAAATGGCACAgctattttattatcatttccGGCCAGAATCACGTTCAGATCAAGCTCAGCATTGCCTGcacggtacacacacacaatgagatTCAACAGAATTGGCAGTACACTCCATCTCAACTTAAGTTTTTACTGTGGgaaatttggttttatttacaaatagaTCTTCAGAAACACAGGATTTGTCATATGATGGACATAAGTAACTGCATGAAGAATACAAATGAACAGTACATTTTTCATAATAGATAATTAGTTAGATAAGTTCATTTCTCACAGTATCGTTACTCTCATTGCCACAGCATATCGTGTAGATCAAGTACACAAACAGTAAATATCTGAGGCGCACTGACTTCAAATCCACTCTAGACGCAAAACACTTCCACATAACTCACAAGAGAAAGTTGCTTTGTGTCTTGAAGACGTGCCTTCAGCAGGGAAAGGACACCGACCACagagtaaaaaaacaaacaaacaaaatgaatgtAAGTGTCAAATCCTCCACTGAGGTCTGTGTTTTACTCACTCGAGGTTGCTGCACAAGAGCTATG
Encoded here:
- the mbnl1 gene encoding muscleblind-like protein 1 isoform X1, whose translation is MMNMAHMRDTKWLTLEVCREFQRGTCSRSDAECKFAHPAKSCQVENGRVIACFDSLKGRCSRENCKYLHPPPHLKTQLEINGRNNLIQQKNMAMLAQQMQLAHAIMPGSQLQPMPMFSVQPSLANNASAAAAAAAAAAFNPYLGPVSPGLMPTEILPSAPVLMAGNPGVASVSSNAAAASAVANQKLLRTDRLEVCREYQRGNCSRGETDCRFAHPADSTMIDPSDNTVTVCMDYIKGRCSRDKCKYFHPPTHLQAKIKAAQHQVNQATAAAAMTQSAVKSLKRPLEATFDLGIPHSIMAPLPKRPALEKANGATSMFSAGMLQYQQALANMQFQQQAAFFPSGSILCMTPAAGLVPMMHGASPAAVSAATTSATSVPFASASANQDSSLSKLTANEYMHLIPIISAEHLTSHKYLTQM
- the mbnl1 gene encoding muscleblind-like protein 1 isoform X6, which produces MMNMAHMRDTKWLTLEVCREFQRGTCSRSDAECKFAHPAKSCQVENGRVIACFDSLKGRCSRENCKYLHPPPHLKTQLEINGRNNLIQQKNMAMLAQQMQLAHAIMPGSQLQPMPMFSVQPSLANNASAAAAAAAAAAFNPYLGPVSPGLMPTEILPSAPVLMAGNPGVASVSSNAAAASAVANQKLLRTDRLEVCREYQRGNCSRGETDCRFAHPADSTMIDPSDNTVTVCMDYIKGRCSRDKCKYFHPPTHLQAKIKAAQHQVNQATAAAAMGIPHSIMAPLPKRPALEKANGATSMFSAGMLQYQQALANMQFQQQAAFFPSVPMMHGASPAAVSAATTSATSVPFASASANQDSSLSKLTANEYMHLIPIISAEHLTSHKYLTQM
- the mbnl1 gene encoding muscleblind-like protein 1 isoform X2; translated protein: MMNMAHMRDTKWLTLEVCREFQRGTCSRSDAECKFAHPAKSCQVENGRVIACFDSLKGRCSRENCKYLHPPPHLKTQLEINGRNNLIQQKNMAMLAQQMQLAHAIMPGSQLQPMPMFSVQPSLANNASAAAAAAAAAAFNPYLGPVSPGLMPTEILPSAPVLMAGNPGVASVSSNAAAASAVANQKLLRTDRLEVCREYQRGNCSRGETDCRFAHPADSTMIDPSDNTVTVCMDYIKGRCSRDKCKYFHPPTHLQAKIKAAQHQVNQATAAAAMTQSAVKSLKRPLEATFDLGIPHSIMAPLPKRPALEKANGATSMFSAGMLQYQQALANMQFQQQAAFFPSGSILCMTPAAGLVPMMHGASPAAVSAATTSATSVPFASASANQLTANEYMHLIPIISAEHLTSHKYLTQM
- the mbnl1 gene encoding muscleblind-like protein 1 isoform X3, producing MMNMAHMRDTKWLTLEVCREFQRGTCSRSDAECKFAHPAKSCQVENGRVIACFDSLKGRCSRENCKYLHPPPHLKTQLEINGRNNLIQQKNMAMLAQQMQLAHAIMPGSQLQPMPMFSVQPSLANNASAAAAAAAAAAFNPYLGPVSPGLMPTEILPSAPVLMAGNPGVASVSSNAAAASAVANQKLLRTDRLEVCREYQRGNCSRGETDCRFAHPADSTMIDPSDNTVTVCMDYIKGRCSRDKCKYFHPPTHLQAKIKAAQHQVNQATAAAAMTQSAVKSLKRPLEATFDLGIPHSIMAPLPKRPALEKANGATSMFSAGMLQYQQALANMQFQQQAAFFPSVPMMHGASPAAVSAATTSATSVPFASASANQDSSLSKLTANEYMHLIPIISAEHLTSHKYLTQM
- the mbnl1 gene encoding muscleblind-like protein 1 isoform X7, with the protein product MAMLAQQMQLAHAIMPGSQLQPMPMFSVQPSLANNASAAAAAAAAAAFNPYLGPVSPGLMPTEILPSAPVLMAGNPGVASVSSNAAAASAVANQKLLRTDRLEVCREYQRGNCSRGETDCRFAHPADSTMIDPSDNTVTVCMDYIKGRCSRDKCKYFHPPTHLQAKIKAAQHQVNQATAAAAMTQSAVKSLKRPLEATFDLGIPHSIMAPLPKRPALEKANGATSMFSAGMLQYQQALANMQFQQQAAFFPSGSILCMTPAAGLVPMMHGASPAAVSAATTSATSVPFASASANQDSSLSKLTANEYMHLIPIISAEHLTSHKYLTQM
- the mbnl1 gene encoding muscleblind-like protein 1 isoform X4, whose protein sequence is MMNMAHMRDTKWLTLEVCREFQRGTCSRSDAECKFAHPAKSCQVENGRVIACFDSLKGRCSRENCKYLHPPPHLKTQLEINGRNNLIQQKNMAMLAQQMQLAHAIMPGSQLQPMPMFSVQPSLANNASAAAAAAAAAAFNPYLGPVSPGLMPTEILPSAPVLMAGNPGVASVSSNAAAASAVANQKLLRTDRLEVCREYQRGNCSRGETDCRFAHPADSTMIDPSDNTVTVCMDYIKGRCSRDKCKYFHPPTHLQAKIKAAQHQVNQATAAAAMGIPHSIMAPLPKRPALEKANGATSMFSAGMLQYQQALANMQFQQQAAFFPSGSILCMTPAAGLVPMMHGASPAAVSAATTSATSVPFASASANQDSSLSKLTANEYMHLIPIISAEHLTSHKYLTQM
- the mbnl1 gene encoding muscleblind-like protein 1 isoform X5 translates to MMNMAHMRDTKWLTLEVCREFQRGTCSRSDAECKFAHPAKSCQVENGRVIACFDSLKGRCSRENCKYLHPPPHLKTQLEINGRNNLIQQKNMAMLAQQMQLAHAIMPGSQLQPMPMFSVQPSLANNASAAAAAAAAAAFNPYLGPVSPGLMPTEILPSAPVLMAGNPGVASVSSNAAAASAVANQKLLRTDRLEVCREYQRGNCSRGETDCRFAHPADSTMIDPSDNTVTVCMDYIKGRCSRDKCKYFHPPTHLQAKIKAAQHQVNQATAAAAMTQSAVKSLKRPLEATFDLGIPHSIMAPLPKRPALEKANGATSMFSAGMLQYQQALANMQFQQQAAFFPSVPMMHGASPAAVSAATTSATSVPFASASANQLTANEYMHLIPIISAEHLTSHKYLTQM